The nucleotide window GCTTATCATTAGTGTATTTGTACCGGTTAATGTAAATGCTAATTTGCAGTACAGTTCATTGTTGGTTGTTGGCTCCAGACTATTCCGGTACCAGAAACAACAAGAATGCTTTACCAGTTTATGTGCTGTCTTATGTGACACTCCTATGCTGAAAACAAACATGAcctgctactaatcacctacctATGCGGACGTATTCTATCCACAACACATTAGCTAACCAAAATACCGAACAAACCTCAGTCATCGAGCATATTGATTTTACAGTGTGACATCATGACTGCAATCTTCGTCATAATAGGATGCCAAATTTGCAgtacaattttggcaaaaactgcttacccactacatattattaaaaattctaGTTCACTAAGTATGTTTGATTACAACTACTCTTTTGATTTAAGaccaatttgtttttggactaGTCCCTCATTTTATTGGCAATATGATGTTCACTATATTGGTAATATATgatataaattattaaataattGTGTAATACTATAAAATTTACaccaaaatgtaaaaatgacaaagtgGGTAAAAATTACCATATATGTGCATACATATTACCATTTAACTACCTTTTGGGTGGCTGGAACCGAAGCTTTCCAATTGGTGGTTGGGCAAATGGAATCTCAATAAAATTAGAAACTTTCTTCGCTCTGGGATGATTGGCCCGAGTTACTTTGCCACATTTCACCTTTCCATAGTTGGGTAAAAACACAATTTCTTCCATTTCTTAAATTTAACAATTgcttaaattgaaaaaatatggaaaattGGGAATTTAGGGGAGATATtgatacaaaaatgaaaaatagtttcaaTGCTCAAATTACACATGGAAAACATCGTTTTTCTTGTAACTGCAAATTTGTTGATTACTTTCTTATCCTAGAATCGaactttttatattacaatagCAAGTAATATTAATAGCAACCATAGCTACAACTGAAATCACTGGATGACTGAAGATTAAAGCACAAAGGCAGTTACTGTATGAAAGACATTATTCTACAGTTCAAATTAAGAGTCTTCTTTTTCCAATCCTCCACACTTTgtacaataataaaaaattgacaTTCCTTCATCAGCAGATCGCATTTGCTGCGTTTTATATGTCATTTCATTGTGACCGCATCTTGTACATATCCGTTCTATTGATGGTCCAATCATGTCTTTACTTGCTTTTGTCTTCTTGTCACGCTTATGCTTGATTTCATTGAAAATTACTTCAGCCTTTGTTACAATCATATTATCGCATCGTGTGCTTTCCATTTTGTAACCACATCGACATTTCAGGTAAAATTCGTTTGGGTCAATGGGAAGAGGCAAAATAGTACCACAATGTGGGCAAAATCCGGTGTTAGTCACAAAGCTCATTTGTCTCAATAACTCTTCTAAGAGCTTATATCTAAACcttaagttataaataaaacagCTTGGTTTTAAAACTAATACTTGCCTGATGCagcataaacaaaaaacacactACAGTTTGTTAGCTTGCTTATTAAGCCTGTTTGCAGAGTTTCAAAACATTAAGTCAGTGACCAAAGAGTTTACAGGGATGAGATCTCAATGAGGCATAGGTcagcaaatgtttgtttcaaataatGGTTGAAGTACTGGGCGAGCAATTAATGCCACCTATGTTCAGTACCCAACAGCACTACCATTGTAATGCATTGCAACGCTTGCTCCTGATGAACAGTTGCAAATTCGAGCAATATAATATAGgaaataaaaagaaagaatATGAAAAATCGCTTAAAACAAGCTCAGCAACCGACAATCCAATGCTCCAGTTTCAGTCGAGCAATGACTTTTTTCTCAGTCCAATGATACAGATTCTGATATCATACCAAACAActcttatttatttatttatttattctaaaagtaaaaaaaaataagatatatatagtttggcactctgaatgttaactttgtatttttcgttAGGTGCGAAAAATTTCGCAGTACaactgaagaagcaagcttttgcttgcgaaagctcgtgtcgaaaaatataaagttaaccttcagagtgccaaactatatcctgtttttattttactttaaaatttggttaacatggttcagacaacatcaacctTATTTACTCTTGTTACATAAGGCCAACTGAAAATgagaataaaacttttcttatAATGAAACTTTCCCATTAAGCACCTTTTGCTAGTGTAGTCGCGGTACTTCTAAAAGGTTACTCCGAGATAACCATAAATCGTGATAAATCTTTAAGTGACTAGGCCTATTTCATCATAGTCTATGTCAATGTAGGTCACGGTCACGTGGTCTGCTGCTGAAGATAGGCAGTTAGGTTAGTTAGGAGAATAGGTATGTAAAAATTTGAGTTTAGCTATAAGTTCCTATTGGGTTTTACAAGGTTTAGCTTTAGGTTACTGTgatataacatttaagttaggttaacaagaaactttgaaaatagctttgaaccaTAGACTACTATACGAGCTTTGCAGGTATGTATATGTGCTGTATATATTGCTTCTGCACAACAACCATCAGCGGACCTGAGTAATGTGTTTGCAAACATTTCCCAGGGCAATCCCCATGtcgaaacaaacaaacacctAAACCTATAGATACCTTTTATCGGAGATACCCATATACTGAAAGTACAATAATTGTATTAATTGTGCTAATTATTGTACTACTTGGTATCGTTTGGTATAATAACTTTCCTCGGACTGTGGAAAATCTTTGCACGAGTAGacgattgtcacacatttttttgttctttttatgTTGCGGTATTCCCCGAATTGAGAATTGTCTACCAGGTCCattgaacaggagcaagtgttgtTAATGTCTATGCGATATGCCACCACTGGGTACCAAACACGGAACCTGGGCCGCATTTATTGCCAGGTTTCAAGATTTTGtgaatgttaattttattgtaatacaTTGTTTATCTTTGTCATTGCCTGTAgggaaacaaaaaatgaaatgctCACCACTGCAGCGTGACAAGCAACTTCACTAGAAAACAATATGTGGGAAAAAGCAGCATAGCCAAACGAATTAAAATATGAACGAATAATACCAATAAATGACCAAAATGAATAATGATTAACACGGTCATTGTCATAACATGTCTCGAGTCGTTACAACACCGGAAAGAACTGCCGAGAACTCAGCCATTTGAAGGAATTGAGGAGAAAATGTTCAACATTCCAATTCTGTCTGGGCTGCGCTAGTCGCTGGTCAgaaatttatgacgtcactattgGGAGGATAGGTTTGGCAGAAGGCAAGTTTTGGCCCTACAACGGCACCGATGCGCTCATGACTAGTCGCCGCTTTTAAGATCCACCTTCATTCCAGGAGAAATAGATCCTATAAGCGACGGATCTACTTTAGATCTCCAAATGACTCGAATAAGCTCTGTGTGCATGATTCTTAATCATGTAATGCATACCAATGTCGGAAATAATTCAAAGAACACAAAAATAACCCATAAGTCACtcaaaaacacaaagaaagcatttaaaaaagtcTATCTAGATCTAGGCctatattttctgaaaaatcttCATGGTTCACTGAATAGTCAACGCATGttttcaaagcatactaacgCAAACTGCAGTGTCAATTACATCACAACGGCTCACTTGTCAGAGCCCACAAGGTGAAAAGAGAAGTAACAACAGCTGAGGAAAAGCATTTTACTTGGTTTTTACTATATTCTAACATCTTACTACGTGGCTAAACGTTGGGAGTGGATCGAAAGCGTTGGTTCATGAAGTTGGGATGTTTTTAGTTCTTTCCACGCagattgataataattaatgggTATCAATTAGCATTTTAATCCATTTCACTTTTAATGTGAGTTCCTATACATGATTTTATTTCGATCATATTTGCTCCGCCTTCGTTATAGCCCAATAcagagttttacgtttaattCTTTCCGATTTAGATCCCCATACAAAGCGACACAACAATAGATTAACTTTCTTGATAAAAGTCACCGGAAGGTTTACTAGAATTACGCTCGCTTTATACGTTAGATTTGGAATTACCTGTGATTTTAAGATAGTTATTTTACTTATTAAAGTCAAATACCGACAAGACCATAGGTTAAGTATAGTCGACATTTTCCCTATAACGTTTTGAAAATTCAGCGTAAACAATTGATGATTGTTTGCTATTCCCATCGGAATTTTAATTCCCAAATACGTAATACAATCAGTTGGCCATTTTAATCTTTAATCGGCTAAGTGGCTAACCCGGTTTCCCAATACAATTTCTAGATGAGccaatgaaaaaagtttgcaatttaTCGAAGTTGACTTCACCAGAGACTTTAGCAATCGGAAATCCCTTGAAGATCCTTTCAAAAAACTAATGTGTCATCCGCAAACAGTGATACTTTAAATTCATTACCCCCTATCCGTATTCCGTCAAAATCACTATTTCGTAACATAATACTGTGGCTAAAATTTCTATACATAACACAAATAATGAGAACGAAAAAGGCTCTCCTTCACGCACGCCGCGGTGAAACTTAAAGTTTGCAGACAGGTAACAATTGATTGAACAACGCATTTTGGACGCGAGTAAAGTGCTCTCACCCAATTTATTAGTTGTGTATGAAACCCAAACGCTTTAAGacaacaataaataaagtttcaGTTTACAGTGTCAAATGTTTATATATATCTAAAGATAATATTGTTTCAGGGATTTTGTATTCGTCCGCGTAGTCGATAATatcaaaaagcaaaagaatgttattagttattaccaaTAAAACAGCTTTTTATGAAACCATTCTGGTCAGGATGGACCAAGTGATCAACATGTATTTTAATTCTCttgcaaattattttggaAATCGTTTTATAATCTACATTTAAAAGAGCGATTGGGCGGTAGTCACCTGCCAACAACCGACTTTTGTTAGGTTTAGGAATTAAAGTAATTACTCCTTCCCTTTGAGTGTCCTAAGACAATAGTCCTAAATTTCTAGATCGTTCCAGCGAAGCCATAAATACCAGTTTAATATTCTGACAAAACGTTTTTAGAATTCTATTCCTATAAGCCATCAGGTCCCGGAGATTTATAATTAGACATGCGTTTGATAACATTTAAACATTCTAAGTCCGAAATTTCTATGTCGGTTTCGTTATAGCGTTGTATTCATCTATCTTTGGAATACTTAGATTTGATATTACATAAGTTACCTGATCCGAGTTCGAATTATTGTTAGGGAAGCTGTATAATTCCGAATAGAAATTTCTAAGTTTCTGTAATATTAAGTTTTAGTCAGTTAAAGTGACACTGTTAGAGTTCAACcgtgttattttattttcttctgtGTGGCGCTTCTCtaaattaagaaaatatttgttatttttttctcCGAGCTCTGCCCATTTAGCTTTGCTTCGTAATCCAATccagttgttgttgtttaagaAAGGTTCGTTGTAGAATGGAATTTTTATCGACGTCGATTTTAAGCAAGTCtgtatcaaaatttttcagttcaGTTTTTATACGTAATTGATAAAACATAAGCCGCTTCTTTTGCCTAGCGCTATATTGGATTGTCGCGCCTCGAATATCACATTTTAATGTATCCCATAGAATATGTGGGTCTACTTCATCCGAGTTGCtatgaatttctttaaatttagTTATTTCATTTTCCATATTTTCTAAGTATGAACTTTTTTGTAAAAGCGAGATATTTAGTTTCCAATAACATTTCCTCCTTGTGACTGGATCCACATTGATAAATAACGTAACTATGCAATGAGCAGATTTTATGCTTGTTACGGTGTCAGTTGACTTGAGTTTGGTTAGCAAGTGTTGAGATATGAGAAAAAAGTCTGGTCTTGTTGCAGTATACGGCGTTTTGTTGGATGCGGGTATAGGCCTACCTCTTCAACGTGGAgtgtttatttccaaaaacGTTGAAAATACTGAGAGATATTGATTGGCTCACTATACACATGCGCTTGACAATTGGAATGAAGACCGCCACCATCTTTGTTTAAGTTGTTGTTTAGTACAAGATTGAAATCTCCACCTATTATACAATTACTCAGGGACAATTCCCTTAATAGAGCAAAAAAGTTATTGTAAAATTCAGGTGTGTCTTTATTTGGTACACATGCAAGCATTAACTATAGCGTAATGACTATTTCGCCTAggtaatttcttaaaattacGTACCGTCCAGGATTGTCGGACGCCATTTTTTTACATGTGTAGGAGAGgtttattaaaaacattatacaaacCTCTCTCGAGTTAGtacaggggcgggcaacatacggcccgcagcgggattttgagcggcccacagacagtttccggtctttatacatgataatgtggcgtGCGaccacattctgccgcaatccctgtattgcgtcactgaataagtccacgTTTGCCAActtgagaaagatggccatgaatctacttgttctgttcgggtctacatacatttgtgagcaaacattttcgaccatgaacattaataagacaaagctgcgttccaatctgttcaggaatccggcccgctaagtacttcattttctcatatcaggcccgccgaccgaagaagttgcccgcccctgagTTAGTACGACCATGCAACCAATAGACTTCCCCACTCCATTCCATTTGCCACAATTTTTCGATACTGGCAGAGCTATATGTTTCCTGCAGTAACACaaagttataatttttaccttttaaaaattgaaaaacagaTTTTACTTTCATTGGACACTGTAACCCCGCAACATTAAATGAGGCTATTTTTAGTGCTGTCGTTGGAAGCCAATTATAGTtataaagtaggcctatactaaAATTCAGTAGTCGTTTAGATTTAGGCCTAACTCAAATCGAAAAAGTTGCCGGAACAAATAATATTCATAGAATTCACAAACAAATGTTGTTAACGCTAATATAACAATACTTCATGATTTTCTAACCCCCAGTTTATGTCTACTTTAAACTCCATTCCACATTGATACACCCATGGCATATTTGTAGAGATGCTTTGCGCAATCATAAGGCCAACAAGCGCAGTGGATGATTcgttttttacatttataatTAACTCTCGCAGAGTCGAGACATGGTTTGTTTTGGTAAAGAATTCAATGAATCCCAGCTACACAAAAAGCTCTTTTTATCACACATACCACAACACATTAGATTACCTTCAAGATAGTCTTCAGAGACAAACTCCTTGCAGCAAGGTAGTTTCAGCATTCGTTTTGAGCAGTACGTGCAATGAATACTGTGGAAGACgctgtttccattgtcttccaagttgtgtcgttataattatatttctgcTACTTACCGCGCTATTAGATAACGTCATATTTGCCATAAGTTCAATCTCAGTTCATGGTATAATTACAGACTTATCGAAGAGTAGTTGATTGACAATCAGTTCCGTAAACATGCTATCTACCTTGCACTTTTGAGCTTTAGACCTACTAAGATAACCCCATACTTGTCATCCTATTTTATAAACATGTTATttacattgcattatgagCTTGCCGAATTCGAAATAACCCCTATGTGATTGACAAATTAATTGGTAAAAAATGATTATCTGCACGACTGACCTTGTATTAACAGCAttgttaacataaaaatagaaaatgttgattgatatttgtttccttttattgaaaatttctaaattgaaattatcaccTGACCTGTAAAACTTCGAGTCTAAAAGTTCAAATCATTTCCTGTTATTGATAAACGCATTGCGCCTCAAGTtggaattttgtttctttattatctcCTTCAGCGTATAAATGTATCGTTGCATGCTATGTTTTTATTAGTTTTAGTTTTCAGTATTCAGTTTTGAGTTTTAAAAGCTCAATGAATGAGAAGACATAGATCGTAATAACTCTGTGAACGAATTCCTTAAAAGTCATCGTGGAATGTAGGGGAAACTCGTGTAATTTagaccccttaagcaaaatctGTGATAATAACGAAAGTCCTTGATTGATTTCTTCCAAACTTcacttgtttatttacataCATGAAAGGTACAAAATAACGAAGTATCGGGcttaaatcatttaaaatgCAGGTGCACtaccaaattaaattttttcatgttaAGGGTCCAATTTACACAACTGTTGGGTAAAATGGACCCCTTCCATTTTTGGCCAAAACATACAACttaatattcaattttattcgGATAGCACCTAACATCACTCTATAAGTTTCTAATTCAATGACACTGCATGACACTTTCATAAATTTCATGTATGAGTTCAAAAAACTTAGCTATCTGTGGTTTGTTAAATCCGGATGCTCTCGCTAGTGATGTTGCCTCCGGGGATCGAAGAGATATTTCTGGATGCCTTTTCAGAAATCCTTTCACCCATTCATAGCcagcaattttcttttctttgttgaATCTAGTAGAAATGTTATTTGCTTCTGCAATTTGGAATGCAAGCTTTTGAAGGTCCATCAATGTCAAGCCAGAAAACCTGGCTTCCATATCTTCAATATGCTTTGCCAATTGGTTTTCAATCTCTTCCGGGAGGTCAGTAGATCTTCCTAACATCTTGCGGCTGCCAAGAGCAATcttgttcatatttttcagTCTTCTAAGAAGAGTCGTTTTGGGGACATCAAACTGTTTGGCTGCTTTTTTTGTACCCATTGTGCCATCTCTTACAGCCTCTATTGCATGTCGCATCGCTTCTTCATCCCACTTTCCATACACTCCTTTGCTCTTACGCTCAGCTCTTGTGGTCATGTTTGTACCAAGTTCAAGATCAGAAGGATCACAAAATGACAGTTTAATACCCTAAGAAAACAGGTAATGTTATCTGCCTCCACGTGTAACTCCACGCCTGCGTCCAAATTACACGTTTTATTGGGGTCCATTTTACACAACCCTAAGCTAAAATTTCTTTCAGGCTCTTCACTAACATCTCAAACTGACAGTCTAATACTGTCATGGTACAGTATCTGtgaatgttttagttgtctcgaaacgtttaaattattttcctaCCTGCCTGTAGCCTCCGATTATATCGAAATAACGCATGAACCAAAATAAGATCAGACACCCCTAATAGTTTACTTGCGTTTTCGTAACTAGACCACAAAAGAAACAAGACCAAACACAACTGCTGCCTCTTTGTCTTGCTAACCTCTTCCATGTCACGTGATGCTATGTTgctattcatttatttatccGTCACGATTGATGCGTTTGATTGCTAATGGGTTcttaaaatccttttttttatATAGGCTATGtctaaataataatattgttgtaatttttattgtttgtttgaagtaataatgaagaGTAAGACTTACTAAAACCGATATGAATCAGATTCTcagtgtttaaaaattatataaactaTTCAACTAAAGTTTAGGAATTTCTAAACAGAATTCGCAACCTTCTAATTTTTCTTAAGAGTCAGATTGCAATATATTAAATATCCTTGGTATGGTATTTACTGTATAAAACAGTAACCACCAACTGTTCTCCTTCATCTTCACGATGAACCTGTCATCTTCAATGCAGCATAATGTGGCCACTCTAAAAGTGCGGGAGCGCATTTTCAACAATGAGAATTGTCGTTGAGATTCGCTTCTACGCCCTCTTTATTCACCCCATTACAGATTTTGCAAATGACGGGAAACGTTTTCGAACCATACTTAAGGATTTCGGGCCTGGAAGCTCTGTTCCATTCGGACTTCTTTCCGGTCGCTTTCTTGACTCTTTGGGTGTACTGGAAGAAACAGGATTGGTGTTTATAGTGATCATTTGGTCCTTCGGATTAAAGTTTTGGGAAATACGCCAGCTATTACCGGTATGTACACCGGTAGTTTCCGTCAAGCGATGGCATACCACGCTCTTATGGGCATTGCCGCGACTTGCAAGCGTTTTTCCAATCAATGTTTCAGCACTTGAGGCGGAGCACTTGCTCTGTTTTTACATGTAACGTCAATTGAACTTCCTCGGCGCTCGGCAATGCCCACGAGCTTGGTTAGTGAgaatttaatgttttcaagAAGACCATAAATTTCGTTGCTTGGCATTTTCATTTCTGATCGAAAAGTAAGGCAGTTTGGCCTTTTAAATTCCTTTTTCTTCTGATTGCTTTTAACAGCATTAGTATAGTTGACTGCTGCGAAACTGAAATCAGACTTGCCTTCCATAATGAGTAATGACATGCTACCTGTATCGCAGCCAACTTGGTTGCACTACGTTAGTATGCAGAAATTTCCTTCCACGGGATCTGGCTCCAATCAGAGGCTGGGATTCAATATCCGTGGAACTTATAAACGGCGACTACTGTAAAAAGTTCGGCCCAAGTGGTGGGGAGAAATGTTGGTGGGTCAAACTTTTTGTGAGCCATGATGCGTAAAAACTGTAATCTAAAACCGTTGTTGACCACTTGGGGCACAAATAGTtcatcaaaataatttttgttggtGCTCCACccttataggcctataggctgGAATGGATAGCCTCATTATACTAGTTTACACTAGGTTTAAGGTCTATAGGCctgttattgtattgtattgtattgtattgcattgtttatttttcgccattactTGTGAGTTGCGAAAAGTATTGTGCTAACCTTGTTATAGAATGGTCAAAGAAAAAGTACGCTCGCAGACAATCAACAAGAAGGAACGAAAGCCTATAATTACAGTATTTTACCGTCCTATACTGGCTAACTGGTATATCACATTACAGTAACCTAGCGTATCTAATATGCATACGGCCTACcatcaaatgaaaaaaacaaaccaagtCAAGACTAGGCTATAGCTACCGCCCACGTCACCGATATCGTAATTTACAAAATACGTACATTTCATTTAGTTATGCATAG belongs to Clavelina lepadiformis chromosome 6, kaClaLepa1.1, whole genome shotgun sequence and includes:
- the LOC143462559 gene encoding uncharacterized protein LOC143462559; the encoded protein is MTTRAERKSKGVYGKWDEEAMRHAIEAVRDGTMGTKKAAKQFDVPKTTLLRRLKNMNKIALGSRKMLGRSTDLPEEIENQLAKHIEDMEARFNKEKKIAGYEWVKGFLKRHPEISLRSPEATSLARASGFNKPQIAKFFELIHEIYESVMQCH